In one window of Nocardiopsis aegyptia DNA:
- the serB gene encoding phosphoserine phosphatase SerB, translating into MNDDSTLLVTVTGRDRPGISARLLNTLSVFPVTIVDLEQVVLAGRLVLGTVIDVDERVAPGVSRHRVFDEVRSALDKVAIDLDMEVEYGRGNGRVTESGTGRLHVTVLADPLRPGALGALTSCVARAGANIDRIERLSSYPVTSVEMEISGGGAAGDAAQLRAELAMEASTQSVDVAVQPSGLHRRGKHLIVMDVDSTLIQGEVIELLAAHAGCEAEVAKVTEEAMRGELDFEESLRARVALLNGLDASAIDRVREEIQLTPGARTLVRTLKRLGYECGIVSGGFTQITDVLVDRLGLDYSAANTLEIVDGKLTGGLIGPIVDRKGKATTLQQFAEQAGVPLSQTVAIGDGANDLDMLQTAGLGVAFNAKPVVREQADTSVNVPYLDTIAFILGITREEIEAADLHAADTGN; encoded by the coding sequence ATGAATGATGACTCCACGCTGTTGGTGACCGTGACGGGCCGCGACCGTCCCGGCATCAGTGCGCGCCTCCTGAACACGCTCTCCGTCTTCCCGGTGACCATCGTCGACCTCGAACAGGTCGTCCTCGCCGGTCGGCTGGTCCTGGGCACCGTGATCGACGTCGACGAACGGGTCGCTCCCGGCGTGAGCCGTCACCGGGTCTTCGACGAGGTCCGCAGCGCGCTCGACAAGGTCGCCATCGACCTCGACATGGAGGTCGAGTACGGACGGGGCAACGGCCGGGTGACCGAGTCCGGCACCGGCCGTCTGCACGTCACCGTGCTCGCCGACCCTCTGCGCCCCGGCGCCCTGGGCGCGCTCACCTCGTGCGTGGCGCGCGCCGGCGCGAACATCGACCGGATCGAGCGCCTGTCCAGCTACCCCGTGACCTCCGTGGAGATGGAGATCTCCGGTGGCGGCGCGGCCGGCGACGCCGCCCAGCTCCGTGCCGAACTGGCGATGGAGGCCTCCACGCAGTCCGTGGACGTGGCCGTCCAGCCCAGCGGACTGCACCGGCGCGGAAAGCACCTGATCGTCATGGACGTGGACTCCACCCTGATCCAGGGCGAGGTCATCGAGCTCCTGGCCGCCCACGCGGGCTGCGAGGCCGAGGTCGCGAAGGTGACCGAGGAGGCCATGCGCGGCGAACTCGACTTCGAGGAGTCCCTGAGGGCCCGGGTCGCGCTGCTCAACGGCCTCGACGCCTCGGCGATCGATCGCGTGCGCGAGGAGATCCAGCTGACCCCCGGCGCCCGGACCCTGGTCCGCACGCTCAAGCGGCTGGGCTACGAGTGCGGGATCGTGAGCGGTGGCTTCACGCAGATCACCGACGTCCTCGTGGACCGGCTCGGGCTGGACTACTCGGCCGCCAACACGCTGGAGATCGTCGACGGCAAGCTGACCGGCGGACTGATCGGCCCGATCGTCGACCGCAAGGGCAAGGCCACGACCCTCCAGCAGTTCGCCGAACAGGCGGGCGTCCCGCTGTCGCAGACCGTCGCCATCGGGGACGGCGCCAACGACCTCGACATGCTCCAGACCGCGGGGCTCGGTGTCGCGTTCAACGCCAAGCCGGTCGTGCGCGAGCAGGCCGACACGTCGGTGAACGTGCCCTACCTGGACACCATCGCCTTCATCCTCGGCATCACCCGCGAGGAGATCGAAGCGGCCGACCTCCACGCCGCCGACACCGGGAACTGA
- a CDS encoding DUF1707 SHOCT-like domain-containing protein, whose product MQPEHIRASDADRDKVAERLREALAEGRLSPVEHEERLDGLYKAKTIGELSPLVADLPTGGFDYAAMEQRSGAPSGMEILGSEARDLAGQSKGSENLVAVFGGAERKGRWLVEPRTNVSVLCGGVDLDLREAVLSTREVTIQLAVILGGVSIVVPHGVRVINNTSAILGGADVHGTDQLTDPNAPVVRLTGTCMLGGIDIKAKGPRRKKRNKRDK is encoded by the coding sequence ATGCAGCCCGAGCACATCCGAGCCTCCGACGCGGACCGGGACAAGGTGGCCGAGCGCCTTCGGGAGGCCCTGGCCGAGGGCCGTCTGTCTCCGGTGGAGCATGAGGAGCGACTGGACGGCCTGTACAAGGCCAAGACCATCGGCGAGCTGTCGCCCCTGGTCGCCGACCTGCCGACGGGCGGGTTCGACTACGCGGCGATGGAGCAGCGCTCCGGAGCCCCCAGCGGCATGGAGATCCTCGGCAGCGAGGCCCGCGACCTCGCAGGCCAGAGCAAGGGGTCGGAGAACCTGGTCGCCGTCTTCGGCGGCGCCGAACGCAAGGGCCGGTGGCTGGTCGAGCCGCGCACGAACGTGTCCGTGCTGTGCGGCGGGGTCGACCTGGACCTGCGCGAGGCGGTCCTGAGCACGCGCGAGGTCACCATCCAGTTGGCCGTCATCCTCGGCGGAGTCAGCATCGTCGTGCCCCACGGCGTCCGCGTGATCAACAACACGTCCGCGATTCTCGGCGGAGCCGACGTCCACGGAACGGACCAGCTCACGGACCCGAACGCGCCGGTCGTGCGGCTGACGGGCACGTGCATGCTCGGCGGGATCGACATCAAGGCCAAGGGTCCCCGCCGGAAGAAGCGGAACAAGCGCGACAAGTGA
- a CDS encoding serine hydrolase domain-containing protein, producing MTPAPQPGRRRAHFVLCLLGALALVCAHAVPAAAGAPRTEGPRTPSPAAVDALVEEYREATGLPGAAVVLTHGTEVVHARGYGETPGGEPVTEHTPMAVASLSKSVTALAVVQLAEAGALALDDPVREHLPEFTMADPRADRITVRRLLDQTSGMSDTEFASYSRGRSTLTLRQSVADLRDVRLAAEPGTRWEYHNPNFQVAARLVEVVGGRSFADHLAERVFAPLGMDDSTTIDTDLDLPPSARGHVLLLGRAFAADEPRGFGNGSGGVVSTAADMGAWLVANTNGGRGPDGTRVLSAEGVRSLHSPSRVSGSYALGWSLDETSSGAPVVEHGGDLLTATAHQALLPESGHGVAVMANAGGSVAGAGPLAAALVDLIDSGSAPAPPTGTAASALDAVLLALGAAAVPLAWRGVRRARVWALARTGRPWWAVSARLLPYAAPPLLLAVLHEVVGRLFGGRDVAWFQVPYLFTSFWIALLLTALSCVAVVAARLVHVAAGRRRGAAGAAGDAGGAGAGLSGPDSRGRTS from the coding sequence ATGACTCCAGCCCCGCAGCCCGGGCGTCGCCGGGCGCACTTCGTCCTCTGCCTCCTGGGCGCCCTCGCGCTGGTGTGCGCGCACGCGGTCCCGGCCGCCGCCGGGGCGCCGCGGACCGAGGGGCCCCGGACCCCTTCCCCCGCCGCCGTCGACGCCCTGGTGGAGGAGTACCGGGAGGCCACCGGCCTGCCCGGCGCGGCGGTGGTCCTGACCCACGGAACCGAGGTCGTGCACGCCCGCGGGTACGGCGAGACCCCCGGGGGCGAGCCCGTCACCGAGCACACCCCCATGGCCGTGGCCTCCCTGAGCAAGTCGGTCACCGCGCTCGCGGTCGTCCAGCTGGCCGAGGCCGGTGCCCTCGCCCTGGACGACCCCGTACGGGAGCACCTGCCCGAGTTCACGATGGCCGATCCCCGCGCGGACCGGATCACCGTGCGCCGGCTGCTCGACCAGACCTCCGGTATGTCCGACACCGAGTTCGCCTCCTACAGCCGGGGCCGCAGTACTCTCACCCTGCGCCAGTCCGTGGCGGACCTGCGCGACGTCCGTCTGGCCGCCGAGCCCGGGACGCGCTGGGAGTACCACAACCCCAACTTCCAGGTCGCCGCGCGCCTGGTGGAGGTGGTCGGCGGCCGATCCTTCGCCGACCACCTGGCCGAGCGGGTCTTCGCTCCGCTGGGCATGGACGACAGCACCACCATCGACACGGACCTGGACCTGCCGCCGAGCGCGCGCGGCCACGTCCTGCTCCTCGGCCGCGCGTTCGCGGCGGACGAGCCCCGGGGGTTCGGGAACGGCTCGGGCGGGGTCGTCAGTACGGCCGCCGACATGGGTGCGTGGCTGGTCGCCAACACGAACGGCGGGCGGGGGCCCGATGGCACCCGCGTACTGTCCGCGGAGGGTGTGCGGTCCCTGCACAGCCCCTCCCGGGTCTCCGGTTCCTACGCCCTGGGCTGGTCGCTGGACGAGACCTCCTCGGGAGCGCCGGTCGTCGAGCACGGAGGGGACCTGCTCACCGCCACGGCACACCAGGCCCTGCTGCCCGAGAGCGGCCACGGTGTGGCGGTCATGGCCAATGCCGGGGGCTCCGTGGCCGGTGCCGGTCCCCTGGCCGCCGCGCTCGTGGACCTGATCGACTCCGGAAGCGCGCCGGCCCCGCCGACGGGCACGGCGGCGTCGGCCCTGGACGCCGTCCTGCTCGCCCTGGGCGCCGCGGCCGTGCCGCTCGCCTGGCGCGGGGTGCGTCGTGCGCGCGTCTGGGCGCTCGCGCGCACGGGACGGCCGTGGTGGGCCGTGTCGGCCCGCCTGCTGCCCTACGCCGCCCCGCCGCTGCTACTGGCGGTCCTGCACGAGGTCGTCGGCCGGCTGTTCGGGGGCAGGGACGTGGCGTGGTTCCAGGTGCCCTACCTCTTCACGTCGTTCTGGATCGCGCTCCTTTTGACCGCCCTGTCCTGCGTGGCGGTCGTCGCGGCCCGCCTCGTCCACGTCGCGGCCGGGCGCCGTCGCGGTGCCGCCGGTGCCGCCGGGGATGCAGGGGGTGCCGGTGCGGGTCTCAGCGGCCCGGATTCCCGGGGGCGGACGTCGTGA
- a CDS encoding ABC transporter ATP-binding protein translates to MDGRVLGLNGVTVRRGSAHLLNSVDWSVAEGERWVILGPNGAGKTTLLNVAASQLFPTTGQVDILGERLGRVDVFELRPLIGYAGASVAGRIEPGTTVLDIVVSAAYGYLGRFREEYGNPDYGRARALLGHWGVAEFADRRFHTLSEGERKRVLIARALMADPELLLLDEPAAGLDVGGREDLVRRLGNLARNEDAPSLVIVSHHVEEIPEGFTHGLLLREGGVVAAGPLDEVMTADVLSETFGLPLKVERDGDRWSARAV, encoded by the coding sequence ATGGACGGGCGGGTTCTGGGCCTGAACGGGGTCACGGTGCGGCGCGGCAGCGCGCATCTGCTGAACAGTGTGGACTGGTCGGTCGCCGAGGGTGAGCGGTGGGTGATCCTCGGCCCGAACGGTGCGGGGAAGACCACACTCCTCAACGTGGCCGCCAGCCAGTTGTTCCCCACCACGGGGCAGGTCGACATCCTGGGCGAGCGGTTGGGCCGGGTCGACGTGTTCGAGCTGCGTCCGCTGATCGGCTACGCGGGAGCGTCCGTCGCGGGGCGCATCGAGCCGGGGACGACCGTGCTCGACATCGTCGTCAGCGCCGCTTACGGCTATCTCGGTCGCTTCCGGGAGGAGTACGGGAACCCGGACTACGGTCGCGCCCGCGCGCTGCTGGGGCACTGGGGTGTCGCCGAGTTCGCCGACCGCAGGTTCCACACGCTCTCCGAGGGCGAGCGCAAGCGCGTGCTCATCGCGCGGGCGCTGATGGCCGACCCCGAGCTGCTGCTCCTGGACGAGCCGGCCGCGGGGCTGGACGTGGGCGGCCGCGAGGACCTGGTGCGGCGGCTGGGCAACCTGGCCCGCAACGAGGACGCGCCCTCGCTGGTGATCGTCTCGCACCACGTCGAGGAGATCCCGGAGGGCTTCACGCACGGGCTGCTGTTGCGCGAGGGCGGGGTCGTCGCGGCCGGGCCGCTGGACGAGGTGATGACGGCGGACGTGCTGTCGGAGACCTTCGGCCTGCCGTTGAAGGTGGAGCGCGACGGGGACCGCTGGTCGGCGCGGGCGGTGTGA
- a CDS encoding DoxX family protein: MNLALWIVTGLLAAAYVFGGAGKLIVPKERIAAFGPSARWVEDWSAGGVKAIGALEVLGGAGLVLPAVTGVAPVLVPLAAVGLAMIMVGAAVTRVRRREFRLMAVDLAYLVLLLFVVWGRSVLEPFTG, encoded by the coding sequence ATGAACCTCGCTCTGTGGATCGTGACCGGGCTGCTGGCCGCCGCCTACGTGTTCGGGGGTGCCGGCAAGCTGATCGTGCCGAAGGAGAGGATCGCCGCCTTCGGGCCCAGCGCGAGGTGGGTCGAGGACTGGAGCGCCGGCGGTGTGAAGGCCATCGGGGCGCTGGAGGTGCTGGGCGGGGCGGGTCTGGTCCTGCCCGCCGTGACCGGTGTCGCGCCGGTCCTGGTGCCGCTGGCCGCGGTGGGGCTGGCGATGATCATGGTGGGCGCGGCGGTCACGCGGGTCCGGCGCCGCGAGTTCCGCCTCATGGCCGTGGACCTGGCCTATCTCGTCCTGCTGCTCTTCGTGGTGTGGGGCCGGTCCGTCCTCGAACCGTTCACCGGCTGA